In a single window of the Vicinamibacterales bacterium genome:
- a CDS encoding DUF5916 domain-containing protein: MKTAMERLAAVLLVVVTGIGLEVSVAAQPFQGGNGNGKEALSDAIAESIDDGPVIDGQVLEDPIWVAIAPVTGFTQTTPEEGAPASERTEVRIAYSANTLFFGVICYDSDPSTIIVSDSRRDSPLSETDSFQIILDTYLDQQNGFVFGTNPSGLEYDGQVTNEGQGTGRFGGGSGGGGGRQQQGSGQGLNINWDGSWEVRTQVTDFGWSAEFAIPFRTLRYPQEALQTWGLNFQRNIRKRNERVFWSPLPRQYNLYRLSMAGRLTQLQVPPQRNLNIVPYLLGNAARSASATNGMPIVGDVGFDVKYSVTPSLTLDATYNTDFAQVEVDDQQVNLDRFNLFFPEKRPFFLENAGLFGVGNAGTTELFFSRRIGIGPNGMVLPILGGARLSGQVGGNVNVGLLSMQTEEVSGVAPSNNFTVARVRKDLPNRSNVGAILVNRQASGDLAKSDDHNRTFGIDGRWGIGQNATINGFAARTETPGLIGLNHAYSVRYAYNSQAWQHDYRYDEVGKNFNPEVGFLRRTNYRSFNGRVNYTFRLGPDAPFNLHELRPHVSSNFFWDFNGFLESSRTHIDNHWEFKNGTQIHSGINLTTEGVTEAFKIMPSVIVPPGTYDHQEIQLVVMTNQGSALSGQLYSWVGGAFGGERVTIRPSVRYRVGDSFNTEFSLSRNAYDLPGGKFVTNLIIARTSYSFTPRVFIQSLLQYNDKADLWSSNLRLGILGQANTGLFLVYNDTHGLGSVTSEVAGRSLTLKYSHFFDVFR; encoded by the coding sequence TTGAAGACGGCGATGGAACGGTTGGCAGCGGTTTTGTTGGTAGTAGTCACGGGAATTGGCTTAGAGGTATCGGTCGCAGCACAACCATTTCAGGGTGGCAATGGCAACGGGAAGGAGGCTTTGTCCGATGCAATCGCCGAATCGATTGACGACGGACCAGTGATCGATGGCCAGGTCCTCGAAGATCCAATTTGGGTTGCCATCGCGCCGGTCACCGGATTTACCCAAACTACCCCAGAAGAAGGCGCACCAGCATCTGAACGGACTGAAGTCCGCATCGCCTATTCCGCCAACACGCTATTTTTTGGAGTGATCTGTTACGACAGTGATCCGTCGACGATCATTGTTTCGGATAGTCGTCGGGATTCGCCGCTCAGTGAGACCGATAGCTTCCAGATCATTCTCGACACCTACCTCGATCAGCAGAACGGTTTTGTATTTGGCACCAATCCTTCCGGTCTCGAGTACGACGGTCAAGTTACAAACGAAGGTCAGGGCACTGGAAGGTTTGGCGGCGGAAGCGGCGGCGGCGGCGGTCGGCAGCAGCAAGGTTCGGGGCAGGGCCTTAACATCAACTGGGACGGTTCATGGGAAGTTCGTACTCAGGTCACTGACTTCGGTTGGAGTGCCGAATTTGCGATTCCGTTCCGAACACTACGATACCCGCAGGAGGCGCTTCAGACCTGGGGATTAAACTTTCAACGGAACATTAGAAAGCGAAACGAGAGAGTGTTCTGGTCGCCTTTACCTCGCCAGTACAATCTTTACCGTCTGTCTATGGCCGGTAGGTTGACCCAACTGCAGGTGCCGCCCCAACGAAATTTGAACATTGTGCCCTACTTGCTTGGCAACGCCGCTCGCTCGGCTAGTGCTACCAACGGTATGCCAATAGTTGGCGACGTCGGGTTCGATGTGAAATACAGTGTTACCCCAAGTCTAACGCTAGATGCGACCTATAACACCGACTTCGCACAAGTAGAAGTAGACGACCAGCAGGTCAATCTAGACCGGTTCAACTTGTTCTTTCCTGAAAAACGTCCATTCTTTTTAGAGAATGCGGGGTTGTTCGGAGTCGGCAACGCCGGAACGACGGAGTTGTTTTTTAGTCGTCGAATCGGTATTGGTCCGAACGGGATGGTGCTCCCTATTCTTGGTGGTGCACGACTGTCAGGTCAGGTGGGTGGGAACGTGAATGTCGGGCTGCTCAGTATGCAGACCGAAGAAGTTTCTGGTGTCGCACCATCGAACAATTTCACGGTAGCGCGAGTTCGCAAGGACCTACCCAACCGGTCGAATGTCGGAGCTATTTTGGTCAATCGTCAGGCTTCTGGCGATCTGGCCAAATCGGACGATCACAACAGGACTTTCGGTATTGATGGCCGATGGGGGATCGGGCAGAACGCAACCATTAATGGTTTTGCGGCGCGCACAGAAACGCCCGGACTAATTGGGCTTAATCATGCTTATAGCGTGAGATACGCATACAACTCGCAGGCGTGGCAACACGACTACAGGTATGACGAGGTCGGAAAGAATTTTAATCCCGAGGTCGGGTTTCTCAGGCGCACAAACTATCGCAGCTTCAATGGCCGTGTGAATTACACTTTTCGGCTAGGTCCAGACGCACCGTTCAATCTACACGAACTTCGACCGCATGTGAGTTCGAACTTCTTTTGGGACTTCAACGGCTTCTTGGAAAGTAGTCGCACGCACATCGATAATCACTGGGAGTTCAAGAACGGGACTCAAATACACAGCGGTATCAACCTCACGACTGAAGGTGTCACAGAGGCCTTCAAGATTATGCCTAGTGTAATTGTTCCACCGGGAACCTACGATCACCAAGAGATTCAGCTTGTCGTCATGACGAACCAGGGTTCAGCGTTGAGTGGGCAGTTGTATTCATGGGTGGGGGGTGCTTTTGGTGGAGAACGGGTCACGATCCGGCCATCGGTCCGCTATCGGGTAGGCGATTCATTTAATACCGAGTTCAGTCTCAGTCGGAACGCCTACGATCTACCCGGCGGCAAATTTGTGACGAATCTCATAATTGCCCGTACGTCGTACTCGTTCACCCCCCGCGTGTTTATCCAGAGCCTGCTCCAGTACAACGACAAGGCTGATTTGTGGTCAAGCAACCTGCGCCTTGGAATTCTTGGCCAAGCCAACACTGGGTTGTTTCTTGTGTATAACGATACGCATGGTCTCGGTAGTGTAACTTCAGAAGTAGCAGGACGCAGCCTTACCCTGAAGTACAGTCACTTCTTTGATGTATTCCGGTAG
- a CDS encoding amidase family protein → MTIRISHVFPLFKLLLVVWFLLLGGSGCSENPPLELFDVTEKSIEELQVAMETGAVTSEKLVEMYLARIEAYDQRGPAINSIIVLNPEAAETARALDEERQVSGIRSPLHGIPVLIKDNYDMAGLPTTNGSIAMASVKPPDDAFQVRRLREAGAVILGKTNLHEFARGITTVSSLGGQTRNPYDTSRNPGGSSGGTGAAIAASFSAAGMGSDTCGSIRIPSMHNNLVGLRGTEGLSSRDGVVPLSHTQDIAGPLTRTIADLAIMLDATVGTDPADLITLDADSQIPSTYTSSLNADGLDGARLGLLTTLVVQEPADQTVADVITSAVIDLERLGATVIEVDIDGLTDLLDTYVVLSHEFKFGLEAYLAAIPDSPVSSLTQILTDQLHHPSVRERLEQSNAVESLDTDEYREALSRREVLRLAVFTAMDEFEIDALVYPTLRQQAARIGERQGGDNCRLSAQSGLPAITVPAGFTTDDMPVGLEMLSRRFTEPKLIEFAYAFEQGTKHRRPPSSTPPLP, encoded by the coding sequence GTGACGATACGAATCTCCCACGTGTTTCCGCTGTTCAAGCTGCTGCTCGTAGTCTGGTTTCTTCTGCTCGGTGGGTCAGGATGTTCAGAGAATCCGCCGCTGGAGTTGTTTGATGTCACCGAGAAGTCGATTGAGGAGCTCCAGGTGGCAATGGAGACCGGGGCCGTGACGTCAGAGAAACTCGTCGAAATGTATTTGGCGCGAATTGAGGCATACGATCAACGCGGCCCAGCGATCAACAGCATCATTGTCCTAAATCCTGAAGCTGCCGAGACAGCACGCGCGCTCGACGAAGAACGGCAGGTCTCTGGCATCCGTAGCCCCCTCCACGGAATTCCGGTGTTAATCAAGGACAACTACGACATGGCGGGTCTACCGACAACGAACGGCTCGATTGCAATGGCCAGCGTGAAACCGCCCGACGATGCTTTCCAGGTGCGCCGATTGCGGGAGGCCGGTGCGGTGATTCTTGGCAAGACCAATCTCCACGAGTTCGCGCGTGGAATCACAACTGTCAGTTCACTTGGGGGACAAACTCGGAATCCATATGACACGTCCCGAAATCCAGGTGGTTCGAGCGGTGGCACGGGTGCGGCCATAGCCGCAAGCTTCTCAGCAGCGGGCATGGGCAGTGATACCTGCGGGTCCATTCGTATTCCATCGATGCATAACAATCTTGTTGGACTTCGAGGGACCGAGGGTCTGTCGAGTCGCGATGGCGTTGTTCCCCTCTCGCACACTCAAGACATCGCTGGCCCCCTCACGCGTACCATTGCCGACCTTGCCATTATGCTGGATGCAACTGTGGGAACTGATCCTGCCGACTTGATCACCCTTGATGCTGACAGCCAGATCCCCTCCACCTACACCTCCTCGCTCAACGCTGATGGCCTAGACGGTGCCCGGCTTGGGTTATTAACGACGCTTGTTGTACAGGAGCCTGCGGACCAAACCGTAGCGGACGTCATTACCTCGGCCGTCATCGACCTCGAGCGGCTTGGCGCGACTGTGATTGAGGTAGATATTGATGGTCTAACCGATCTTCTTGACACCTATGTGGTGTTAAGTCACGAATTCAAGTTTGGCCTTGAGGCCTATCTCGCGGCAATCCCTGACTCGCCAGTCAGTTCACTGACGCAAATCCTCACCGATCAACTCCATCATCCATCCGTTCGCGAACGGCTTGAACAGTCGAACGCCGTTGAGTCGCTTGACACCGATGAATATCGGGAGGCGCTAAGTCGGAGGGAAGTCCTTCGTCTCGCCGTGTTTACCGCCATGGACGAATTTGAGATCGATGCACTGGTCTATCCTACGCTGCGCCAACAGGCGGCGCGCATCGGTGAGCGGCAGGGCGGGGACAACTGCCGATTGAGTGCGCAATCCGGTCTCCCAGCGATTACAGTGCCTGCTGGGTTCACTACTGACGACATGCCAGTGGGATTGGAAATGCTTAGCCGCCGATTTACCGAACCGAAACTTATCGAATTCGCTTACGCCTTCGAACAGGGCACGAAACATCGACGACCACCATCGTCGACACCACCACTCCCCTAG
- a CDS encoding M28 family peptidase: protein MKPILAVLTLLAIPVLLAQQEAPQNDSIRQSELRADLFFLASDSMQGRLAATAENRLAAEFIKSRFDRLGLTPVGQNGSFFHEYNLTTASLADNNQLLVAADNANSERSLRLLQDYYPLNFSASGRARGDLAFAGFGIVSPERGHDDYSGGTIAGKVVLVFDHEPGERDQNSVFDGVVRSEVARNLRKALFAQEQGAVALLIVSDVHNHTGPDNFQRQANSTWPVNPRRVPRYTLSAWTDQVRIPVAQISPAVASTLIHSSGYTLEKLSEVAEIDGGVTPILMTERTVEITATVDRRVIPDRNVVAMLEGSDPELSDELIIICAHYDHDGVANGQVFNGADDDGSGTVALLEIAEAFARAAADGMRPRRSVLFAAWNSEERGLLGAWAYTEQPIVPLDQTAAVLNMDMVGRNEEVPVGGGRRFNGLEIQTAESNENSVNIMGYTYSPDLQTEVQEANEAYGLRLKMEYDNNASNLLRRSDQWPFLQNGVPAIFFHTGLHPDYHTPYDRPEKINYQKLETIARLVHQVAWNIAQNPSRPRYAARTP, encoded by the coding sequence ATGAAACCAATTCTCGCTGTGTTGACCTTACTGGCGATTCCGGTGCTCCTAGCTCAACAGGAGGCCCCTCAGAACGATTCGATTCGTCAATCCGAACTGCGAGCTGACTTGTTCTTTCTAGCCTCAGACAGCATGCAGGGACGGCTCGCCGCCACGGCGGAAAACCGGTTGGCGGCAGAGTTCATTAAGTCGCGGTTCGACCGTCTGGGACTGACCCCGGTTGGCCAAAATGGCTCCTTCTTCCACGAGTACAACCTGACAACAGCATCGCTCGCAGATAATAACCAGTTGCTGGTCGCGGCCGATAACGCCAACTCCGAACGCAGTCTTCGACTGCTCCAAGACTACTATCCACTCAACTTCAGTGCGAGTGGCCGAGCACGGGGTGATTTGGCTTTCGCTGGATTCGGTATCGTGTCTCCAGAGCGCGGGCACGACGACTACAGTGGTGGCACGATCGCCGGCAAAGTCGTCCTCGTCTTTGACCATGAGCCTGGTGAGCGCGACCAAAACAGCGTGTTCGACGGTGTCGTCAGGTCGGAAGTGGCTCGTAACTTGCGGAAGGCACTTTTCGCTCAGGAGCAAGGTGCCGTGGCTCTACTGATCGTCTCCGACGTACACAATCACACTGGTCCTGACAATTTCCAAAGACAGGCTAACTCCACTTGGCCGGTGAATCCGCGGCGAGTACCACGCTACACGTTGTCGGCCTGGACGGACCAAGTCCGTATTCCGGTCGCGCAGATTTCTCCTGCCGTGGCCTCAACACTGATTCATAGCTCTGGCTACACCCTCGAGAAACTGAGCGAGGTAGCAGAAATCGACGGCGGAGTGACACCGATTCTAATGACCGAGCGAACGGTAGAGATAACTGCCACCGTGGACCGCCGCGTGATCCCGGACCGTAACGTAGTCGCAATGCTTGAGGGTTCTGACCCGGAGCTGTCCGACGAGTTGATCATTATCTGCGCACACTACGACCACGACGGAGTCGCTAATGGGCAGGTTTTTAATGGTGCCGATGACGATGGGTCTGGCACGGTTGCACTATTAGAAATCGCCGAGGCATTCGCGCGAGCTGCTGCTGACGGTATGCGGCCACGAAGGTCGGTGCTCTTTGCGGCTTGGAATTCTGAAGAGCGTGGCTTGCTTGGCGCCTGGGCTTACACTGAACAACCGATTGTACCGCTCGACCAAACCGCTGCAGTCTTAAATATGGATATGGTGGGGCGCAACGAGGAGGTGCCTGTCGGTGGCGGTCGACGTTTCAATGGACTAGAAATTCAAACAGCCGAGTCCAATGAGAATTCCGTCAACATCATGGGCTACACCTATAGCCCTGACTTACAAACCGAAGTACAGGAAGCAAACGAAGCTTACGGACTCAGATTGAAGATGGAGTATGACAACAATGCCTCAAATTTGTTGCGCCGCAGCGACCAATGGCCATTTTTACAGAATGGGGTCCCGGCGATTTTTTTCCACACGGGACTCCATCCCGACTACCACACACCCTACGACCGGCCTGAAAAAATTAACTACCAGAAACTCGAAACCATCGCTAGACTCGTGCACCAAGTCGCCTGGAATATCGCACAGAATCCCTCACGTCCGCGCTACGCAGCAAGAACTCCTTGA
- a CDS encoding aminotransferase class V-fold PLP-dependent enzyme gives MSSTSTDVQGDTDLANLEYSADEMRQMGDATLARAVEHITSLASQPVSGEVDVDTYCRTLLEPAPEKGSAFEPILEQLFREWIPKSLTTPGPGFLGYIPGGGLYPAAIADFIQNTTNRYTGIWRSAPALVQLEANALGWIREWMQFPESAGGLFTTGGSMATFNAILCAREKHLGADIRPGVIYTSAQVHHSVAKSANLAGIMPDRVHRIEVDEQFRMRTDLMARAIEADRRAGLNPFLVVSSAGTTNTGAVDPLEVIANYCAQEGLWHHVDGAYGGFFYMCPQLRPLLTGLERADSLTLDPHKGLFLPYGTGALLVRDGAALRRVHTATGDYMPAMPDDPDNCYDPSQHGPDLSRGFPGLRVWLSVQLYGTEKLRAAVSEKRELALKAASRIGHLPGIVMDAPPQLSLFAFHLEWPGSTLDEQNVATTVLLDRVRDRGKILMTGCTAGGRFLARVCVLSFRTRQEQIDTCVQHVADEVKRILADHTGSGRPSRQPD, from the coding sequence ATGTCTTCTACATCTACTGATGTCCAGGGCGACACGGATCTAGCCAACCTTGAGTACTCGGCCGATGAGATGCGGCAGATGGGTGATGCCACGCTGGCGCGTGCCGTCGAGCACATCACGAGTCTGGCATCGCAACCTGTATCTGGTGAAGTCGACGTGGATACCTATTGCCGGACGTTACTCGAACCAGCACCCGAGAAAGGTAGTGCGTTTGAACCAATTCTCGAACAGTTGTTCCGCGAGTGGATTCCCAAGTCCTTGACGACCCCGGGCCCGGGCTTTTTGGGTTACATCCCTGGCGGTGGCCTGTATCCAGCTGCTATCGCCGATTTCATCCAGAACACCACGAATCGGTACACCGGTATTTGGCGGAGCGCTCCAGCGCTTGTTCAATTGGAAGCCAACGCACTCGGTTGGATTCGGGAATGGATGCAATTTCCCGAATCAGCAGGTGGACTATTCACAACCGGCGGCTCCATGGCGACCTTCAACGCCATTCTGTGCGCGAGAGAGAAGCACCTCGGAGCGGATATCAGACCCGGCGTCATTTATACGTCGGCACAAGTTCACCATTCAGTGGCCAAGTCCGCAAACCTAGCGGGTATCATGCCCGATCGGGTACACCGCATCGAAGTCGATGAACAGTTCCGAATGCGCACTGACCTAATGGCTCGAGCAATCGAGGCAGATCGTCGTGCAGGGCTCAACCCATTCCTCGTAGTCTCTTCGGCCGGTACAACCAACACGGGTGCGGTCGACCCACTCGAGGTAATCGCGAATTATTGCGCCCAAGAGGGGCTCTGGCATCATGTCGACGGCGCCTACGGGGGATTCTTTTACATGTGCCCGCAACTTCGGCCACTGCTTACTGGTCTCGAGCGCGCGGACTCGTTGACGCTCGACCCGCACAAGGGTCTTTTCTTACCCTATGGGACGGGCGCCTTACTGGTACGCGACGGCGCCGCTCTGCGCCGCGTTCACACGGCCACTGGCGACTACATGCCGGCAATGCCAGACGATCCGGATAATTGTTACGACCCAAGTCAACACGGCCCAGACCTGTCGCGTGGTTTTCCCGGTCTACGAGTTTGGCTCTCCGTGCAACTCTACGGCACCGAGAAGCTTCGCGCCGCAGTGTCCGAGAAACGCGAGCTGGCCTTGAAGGCAGCTAGTCGGATTGGTCATCTTCCTGGCATCGTCATGGATGCGCCGCCGCAGTTATCGTTGTTCGCCTTTCACCTAGAATGGCCCGGGTCAACGCTGGACGAACAGAATGTGGCGACGACTGTTCTCCTCGATCGTGTTCGAGATCGAGGAAAAATCCTGATGACTGGCTGCACCGCTGGTGGCCGATTCTTAGCACGAGTCTGCGTACTTAGCTTCCGCACCAGGCAGGAACAGATCGACACCTGCGTCCAACATGTCGCGGATGAAGTGAAGAGGATCCTCGCCGACCACACGGGTTCTGGGAGGCCAAGTCGACAACCCGATTAA
- a CDS encoding alpha/beta hydrolase produces the protein MTQIVKTSFRVVIAMTLVVFIGGMWLARREAKELVTSSFDNRRPILEKPSDVGIDYRDVEVTTQDGLHLAGWWISSQNGAALIVQHGYKMNRSAELLGIAALLAKRGYGVLLSSVRAHDVNGGEVISFGLEEMQDLTAWIEFVQQVDGVDPERIGIFGNSMGGSLAIQAAAQSTALKAVVAHSAVASIRSTVETSVRHFTGLPPFPFAPMIMFWVERDWNINPSVLDFTQWIDDLSPRPVLLMQGGADVVIEPSSGQLLYDAAREPKEIWFEPTLDHVAFYDERPEEFERRVVGFFDRYLLSPSAESLIH, from the coding sequence ATGACACAAATAGTTAAGACCTCGTTCCGCGTGGTAATTGCAATGACATTGGTGGTGTTCATCGGGGGCATGTGGCTGGCGCGTCGTGAGGCGAAAGAATTAGTCACGAGTTCTTTTGATAACCGGCGGCCGATTCTTGAGAAGCCATCTGATGTGGGCATAGACTACCGCGACGTGGAAGTCACCACTCAGGATGGGTTGCATTTAGCTGGATGGTGGATTTCATCGCAGAATGGCGCGGCACTTATTGTCCAACACGGCTACAAGATGAACCGTTCGGCTGAACTGCTCGGGATTGCAGCGTTACTGGCGAAACGTGGCTACGGTGTTTTACTTTCTTCCGTTAGAGCGCATGACGTTAATGGTGGCGAGGTGATTTCGTTCGGCCTTGAAGAGATGCAGGATTTAACGGCTTGGATCGAGTTTGTGCAGCAAGTTGACGGCGTGGATCCAGAGCGGATCGGTATATTTGGAAACTCCATGGGCGGGTCCCTTGCCATCCAAGCCGCCGCGCAGTCCACCGCGCTCAAGGCAGTGGTCGCGCACAGTGCGGTCGCTTCCATTCGTAGCACGGTCGAAACAAGCGTTCGTCACTTTACAGGACTGCCGCCTTTTCCATTTGCGCCAATGATCATGTTCTGGGTCGAGCGTGATTGGAACATCAACCCTAGCGTTCTTGATTTTACCCAGTGGATTGATGACCTTAGCCCGAGGCCGGTACTGCTGATGCAGGGTGGAGCCGATGTTGTGATCGAACCATCAAGTGGGCAGCTTCTTTACGATGCGGCACGTGAGCCCAAAGAGATCTGGTTTGAACCAACCCTCGACCATGTTGCGTTCTATGACGAGCGGCCAGAGGAGTTCGAGCGGAGGGTTGTCGGCTTTTTTGACCGTTACCTTCTCAGTCCCTCGGCTGAGTCCCTGATTCATTGA
- a CDS encoding methyltransferase domain-containing protein: MVIGEGQQWNPDEYDRTARFVSDLGEDALALLNPSPGEQILDLGCGDGVLTERIIKAGSRVVALDSSADQVSAACKRGVDARVGDATSLEFRDEFDAVFSNAALHWIRNHDTVLAGVYRALRPAGRFVAEFGGAGNIETVRLALVAALNRRGFDGLSYDPWYFPSVLEYSECLEGHGFTVDTAELFDRPTRITGDIGDWLALFGQHFFAAVDGDDRAAALSEVREALRSRLQGSDGIWTVDYVRLRIKAVKTIDSTNSVEHQE, translated from the coding sequence ATGGTAATTGGGGAAGGTCAGCAGTGGAATCCTGATGAGTACGACCGAACCGCTCGGTTTGTGTCAGACCTTGGCGAAGACGCTTTGGCTCTTCTTAACCCTTCACCGGGTGAGCAGATACTCGATCTCGGCTGTGGCGATGGGGTTCTCACTGAACGTATCATCAAGGCTGGCAGCCGAGTGGTGGCACTTGACAGCAGTGCCGACCAAGTGTCGGCTGCTTGCAAGCGTGGTGTAGACGCACGGGTTGGTGATGCTACCTCCCTTGAGTTTAGAGACGAATTTGATGCTGTTTTTAGTAACGCTGCTCTGCACTGGATCAGGAACCACGATACGGTGTTGGCCGGTGTTTACCGGGCGCTACGGCCGGCCGGCAGGTTTGTTGCAGAGTTCGGGGGAGCGGGGAACATCGAGACCGTTCGTCTGGCACTTGTTGCCGCCCTTAATCGGCGCGGTTTCGACGGTCTCTCTTACGATCCTTGGTACTTTCCCAGTGTGTTGGAGTACTCGGAGTGTCTCGAGGGGCACGGTTTCACTGTCGACACTGCTGAACTCTTTGACAGGCCCACACGGATTACTGGAGACATAGGGGACTGGTTGGCGCTTTTTGGGCAGCATTTTTTCGCTGCGGTCGACGGTGATGATCGTGCCGCGGCTCTCAGCGAGGTCCGTGAGGCCTTACGCTCCCGTTTACAGGGAAGTGATGGTATCTGGACAGTCGACTACGTTCGCCTTCGCATCAAGGCCGTTAAAACTATCGACAGCACCAATTCAGTCGAACACCAGGAGTGA
- a CDS encoding M14 family metallopeptidase, protein MNQSTRGAWIAALLFWAATTTAAQDVSPLTRAEATGFMETTRYAEAEAFLHEVADRSPDITVTSFGYSMEGRTLWLAVVGDTDGSAESVRRTGKTRVYIQANIHAGEVEGKEAMLSLLREIADGTYGDWRESMVLLIAPIYNADGNERIALTNRRFQHGPTGGMGQRPNAQGYDLNRDHMKLESPEARSLARMLRDYDPHVLIDLHATNGTHHGYHLTYSPPLHPNTVEPIVSLLRNRLLPSVTKAIKDRDGWDFYYYGNLPREGSSRQLGWYTFDHRPRFGNNYAGLRNRIGILSEVYAYLPFEKRIAVTRRFVEELLSYIHTDGPEIRQIVADADTTPLIGQQLAVRVEFERSDTRKDILLGEVATERHPLTGRPMLRRIERQIPTRMYEFGTFAPTETERVPSAYYIPGTLTDVIDRLQAHGVVMTQFGVPITREVERFKIESSTFAEREFQGHRERTLEGFYQLAEVTMMAGTRIIHLDQPLGRLIFSLLEPRSDDGFVNWNVLDEALSDADLYPIMRSVP, encoded by the coding sequence ATGAATCAGAGCACGCGAGGAGCTTGGATTGCAGCGTTACTCTTTTGGGCTGCTACTACGACAGCAGCCCAGGATGTGTCGCCACTGACACGTGCTGAGGCTACTGGATTCATGGAAACGACCCGTTATGCTGAGGCTGAGGCATTTCTGCACGAGGTGGCTGACCGTTCCCCAGATATCACAGTGACCAGTTTCGGTTATTCAATGGAAGGCCGCACGTTGTGGTTGGCTGTAGTTGGCGACACGGACGGGTCGGCGGAGAGTGTACGCCGAACTGGAAAGACCCGTGTGTACATCCAAGCCAATATTCACGCTGGCGAGGTAGAGGGTAAAGAAGCGATGCTTTCTCTTCTACGAGAAATTGCCGACGGCACCTATGGCGACTGGCGTGAATCGATGGTCCTCCTCATTGCACCGATCTACAACGCTGACGGCAACGAGCGAATCGCGCTTACGAACAGACGCTTCCAACACGGACCGACCGGAGGCATGGGACAACGTCCCAACGCACAGGGCTATGACCTCAATCGAGATCATATGAAGCTTGAATCGCCTGAGGCGAGATCGTTAGCGCGGATGTTGCGTGACTACGACCCTCATGTGCTGATTGATTTACACGCAACGAATGGAACTCATCATGGCTACCATCTGACCTATTCACCACCATTGCACCCGAACACCGTTGAGCCAATTGTGAGCCTGCTTCGAAATCGTCTATTGCCGAGTGTGACGAAAGCCATTAAGGATCGTGATGGTTGGGATTTCTATTACTACGGGAATCTGCCGCGGGAGGGTTCGAGTCGGCAGCTCGGGTGGTACACGTTCGATCATCGGCCCCGGTTCGGAAATAACTACGCAGGCTTACGTAACCGTATCGGTATTTTAAGTGAGGTTTACGCGTATCTTCCTTTCGAAAAAAGAATTGCCGTAACGCGCCGGTTCGTTGAGGAACTCCTCTCCTACATCCACACTGATGGCCCGGAGATTCGTCAGATTGTCGCGGATGCTGACACCACGCCGCTCATTGGACAACAGTTGGCGGTACGAGTCGAATTCGAGCGGTCGGATACTCGCAAGGACATCCTTCTGGGTGAGGTTGCAACTGAACGGCATCCACTTACCGGCCGGCCGATGCTTCGGCGAATTGAACGACAGATTCCGACTCGGATGTACGAGTTTGGAACGTTTGCCCCAACGGAGACGGAACGGGTGCCGAGCGCGTACTATATACCTGGAACGCTCACCGATGTAATCGACCGTCTTCAGGCACACGGTGTCGTCATGACACAATTCGGCGTTCCGATTACGCGTGAGGTCGAGCGCTTCAAGATCGAGTCGTCGACTTTTGCCGAGCGCGAGTTTCAGGGCCATCGGGAACGAACACTCGAAGGCTTCTACCAGTTAGCAGAGGTTACGATGATGGCTGGCACTCGGATTATTCATCTCGATCAGCCGCTGGGTCGACTGATTTTTTCCTTACTCGAACCTCGCTCTGACGACGGCTTTGTTAATTGGAATGTGCTCGACGAGGCACTTAGTGATGCAGACCTATATCCAATCATGCGCTCGGTCCCGTGA
- a CDS encoding DUF1499 domain-containing protein gives MPLLLWLSGLVVLAFGTSVARMEATPSSQFSPCPETVNCVSSDARDMLHRVPAFDLAADADLVWAGVRSAVQEMPRVRIVTLTDNHLHAECRSALFRFVDDLELELRAESRQIAVRSASRTGSWDLGVNRRRVERLRATLRNQRLIR, from the coding sequence ATGCCTCTGCTGCTATGGCTGTCGGGCCTTGTCGTTCTCGCCTTCGGCACATCGGTGGCAAGAATGGAAGCGACGCCATCCTCCCAGTTTAGTCCGTGTCCAGAAACCGTCAATTGCGTGTCGAGTGACGCGCGGGATATGTTGCACCGTGTGCCAGCATTCGACTTAGCCGCCGACGCTGACCTCGTGTGGGCTGGTGTTCGTTCAGCGGTTCAGGAAATGCCACGCGTCAGGATCGTGACCCTGACTGATAATCACCTGCATGCGGAGTGCCGGAGTGCGTTGTTCCGGTTTGTGGATGACCTAGAGCTTGAGCTGCGTGCCGAAAGCCGTCAGATCGCGGTGCGCTCAGCCTCGCGTACTGGCTCTTGGGACCTCGGTGTTAACCGCCGTAGAGTCGAGCGCCTGCGCGCTACTCTCAGAAATCAGCGACTCATTCGCTGA